The Equus quagga isolate Etosha38 unplaced genomic scaffold, UCLA_HA_Equagga_1.0 155110_RagTag, whole genome shotgun sequence sequence CAGCGTGTGGGCCCCGTCTCTGTCATTGGGGTGACAGGTGAGTAGACGGTGGAAGCCCCAGGGTGGGACCCAGTGGGAGGATCACCCTCTCTCTGGTGGTGGGTGAGTGGGATGCAGGAGACCCTCTGCTGGAGGCTGGGCCATGGGGCCCTttgtgcctccccaccccccagctccctgAAGACCAACGGGTCCTCCTGGGCAGAGAAGGGCCACCCTGAGCAGTACCAGTGGCTGCCCTGGGTCCCAGAGCTGCTCCCAGAGGCTCCGGGCATGTTTGTGAAATGTGGACGGAGCAGGACCACCCAGCCTCCTTAGGCCCCTCTGAACTGACCTCAGGGCCCCAAGTCAGGGCCACAGCTTGGGATAAGACCCAAGGGGACCTTGCCtcaccctctctctgtctccttctcagctgcagaggaagagacccccacccccacagaggTGGAAGAGAGCCCCAGCCCCACGGAACCCGGCACAGAGGCCCCAGAGCCCACCGAGGAGCCCCTCCTTGGGGAGCTGATGGTGACAGGATCCTCCCCAGACTCGCTGAGCCTGTCCTGGACCGTCCCCCAGGGCCACTTTGACTTCTTCACCGTTCAGTACAAGGACAGGGACGGGCAGCCCCAGGTGGTGCGTGTCAGGGGCGAGGAGAACGAGGTCACCATTGGGGGCCTGGAGCCGGGGCGCAAGTACAAGATGAACCTGTATGGCCTGCACGACGGCCAGCGGATGGGCCCCGTCTCTGTCGTCGGGGTGACAGGTGAGTGGACGGTGGAAACCCCACGGTGGGACCCAGTAGGAGGGTCACCCTCTGATGATGCTTGAGTGGGGTGCAGGAGACCCTCTGCTGGAGGCTGAGCCATGGGGCCCTTTGTGCTCCTTCCCACCCCTGTCTTCCTGAGCACCAGTGGGTCCTCTTGAGCAGAGAAGGGCCACCCTGAGCTGTGCTGGTGGCTGCCCTATGTCCCACAACTTCCCCCAGAGGCCCTGGGCATGTTTGTGAGGTGTGGACCAAGCAGGACCACCCAGCCCCCTAAGCTCCTCTGAACTGAAGTCAGGGCTCCCAGTCAGGGCCACAGCTTCAGGGAAGACCCAAGGACATCTCCTGGGGACCCTGCCtcaccctctctctgtctccttctcagcTACAGAGGAAGAGACCCCCAGCCCCACAGAGGTGGAGGAGACCCCCAGCCCCATagagcccagcacagaggcccCGGAACCTCCCGAGGAGCCCCTCCTTGGGGAGCTGATGGTGACAGGATCCTCCCTAGACTCGCTGAGCCTGTCCTGGACCGTCCCCCAGGGCCACTTTGACTTCTTCACCGTTCAGTACAAGGACAGGGACGGGCAGCCCCAGGTGGTGCGTGTCACCGGCGAGGAGAACGAGGTCACCATTGGGGGTCTGGAGTCAGGGCGCAAGTACAAGATGAACCTATATGGCCTGCTCGAGGGGCAGCGCGTGGGCCCTGTGTCCACGGTGGGCATCACCGGTGAGTGAGGGCTGAGGGTCTCAGGGGAGCATCACCTTCTCCTCCTGGGCAACCCAGTTGACTGTTCTCTTTCGCCACCCCTGAGAGTTCAGGCCTGGCTCCTCTTTTATGCCCTCCCTCCAGGGCCCCAGTCCAGTGGTTTGGCCTTTGCCAGCTTCAGTCTGATCATCCACACTCAGAGCCTCCTTCTTATGGTCATCCACTGGCCACTTCTGAGGTGAAATGTTTCAGGCACAGCCAAGTCTGACTTTACCAGaatttgcttctctttccatCTTAATCACAGCATTCTTTGTTATAAccaccacaaaaaaaaacaaaaaatctgaaagaaacaaCCCACCATCCAACCACACTGGGATGTTTAAATAATTAGGCGACATCTCTAAGATGAGCTATGTCAtcattgaaatgttttaagaCAATTACTTCATAACATTACTTTGAAAAAATCCCCGTAAGTTTTATAAAGATGCTCATCACAACCACCTGAAAATAACGCGCATGGCAAGAAAGCTGGAAGGACACATATCCCATGGGTGTATAGTTTGTGGGACAGAATAGAATGTTCCAgcacttttattctgttttattctattcCGTGTTGtccaaattttcttaaatgacaagcatttcttttataatcagggaacaattttttttatatagtatCTTCTCCTCCCTTGTACTCCTTGCTTTTCCCCCCCGTCACTCTTGCAACTTATTTCCTTTCTAATTGTATAAAAGTTACAACTTCTGGTCcctaaaaaattagggaaaacaTCACAAGGTGAATTAAATTCCAGAAACGCACGCAGGCTGGCTTTTCTAAGTCATCGTCAGCCAGATTCTCATCCTGTGCGAGTGTTTCACAAGGGCCCCTCTTGACGGGGACCCAGCCCCTTTGAGGGTCAATGTTTTAAGGGCGGTCGCTGCATCTGACACCGAGTGAGAGGTTTTGCGAGGTTTGCTCTCCTGTCCTGAAGAAGCTTCCAACAGAGAAACTATTTTCACTCAGCCTGCCTGACTCCTGGGGGATGGGCCTCGTTTCTACGTGTTCACAGGAAGGGGGGTACCAAGAGAATCTTCAGAAAATGGCCATTAGTATATTTCACACCCTGAAGGAAGGTTAAGTTTCATCTGCTGTTCagttatttttcctctctattttggCAAATTACAAGCATATACAAAGAGGGCAGTAGAAGGGACCCGTGTTCCCACTCCACATCCCCAACcggattattaatttttatagtcctgggtttctttttaagtctttaagTCTTTTCTAGTGAAAAGAATATAGCAACATGatgaaaagtttggaaaacaggaagaaaacctCTCATCAGACCACCATGTGAGCTGATTGATAGCCGTCATTAGTAACAATGTGCATTACATCCtctctttctgcattttccacTCAGTGCCTGTTTTAAAGTTGCAGAGTGTTCATGTAATTCTTGGCTCTTGCTTTCTTTGTATACAAGGTACATTGTGAGCATTTATCCTGTGGCTGTACAACCTGCATTAATCATCATTTTAATGGGGGTTTGATGCTTCACAGTGAAAGTGCCATAACAAAATTAATCATCTTCTCCGGGTCATTTGGGTCCCTGACACATTTTGCTGTCATGAATAATGCCATGATGAACTCCCATGACACAACTTTTTCCtggtttttaatgattttcttaggATAGCTGCCCAGAAATGGGATTATTGGGTCAAAGGAAATGAGCATTATTTTGGCTCCTGACACATATGTCCAAATTGTGGTGCCTGCCAGCCAGGACATGATGGCTGTTGGGAGCCTGTCTTAGCTGTCTGTCAATCAGTTACCTAATGGCTAATCCCAAGGCTACAGGAGCCCAAGGAGTATATTTGCTAGATGCCCTTTGTTGTCCCTATTGACATCACGAGCAAAGCAAGTTGCCACGTAAGTCTGCatcctccatctcttctctcagCCTTCCAGGATGTTGAGGAGACCCCCAGCCCCACGGAACCCAGCACAGATGCTCCGGAGCCCCCCGAGGAGCCCCTCCTAGGGGAGCTGACGGTGACAGGATCCTCTTCAGACTCACTGAGCCTGTCCTGGACCGTCCCCCAGGGCCACTTCGACTTCTTCACTATGCAGTACAAGGACAGGGACGGGCAGCCCCAGGTGGTGCGTGTCAGGGGCGAGGAGAGTGAGGTCACCGTTGGGGGCCTGGAGCCGGGGCGCAAGTACAAGATGAACCTGTATGGCCTGTACGAGGGGCAGCGTGTGGGCCCCGTGTCCGCGGTGGGCGTGACCGGTGAGTGGACGGTGGAAGCCCCAGGGTTGGACCCAGTGGGAGGATCACCCTATCTTGGTGATGCGTGAGTGGGATGCAGGAGACCCTCTGCTGGAGGCTGAGCCTTGGGCCCTTTGTGCTGTCCTCATCCCCAGATCTCTGAGGACCAACAGGTCCTCCTGGGCAGAGAAGAGCCTCTATGAGGAGTGCTGGTGGCTGCCCTGGGTCCCACAGCTGCCCCCAGAGGCTCCGGGCATGTTTGTGAGATGTGGCCCAAGCAGGACCACCCAGCCCCCTAGGCTCCTCTGAACTGACCTCAAGGCCCCCAGTCAGGGCCCCGGCTTCAGAGAAGACCCAAGGACGTCTCCTGAGGACCCTGCCtcaccctctctgtctctctctttctcagctgCAGAGGAAGAGATCCTTACCTCCACTGAGGTGGAGGAGACCCCCAGCCCCACAGAACCCAGCACAGATGCTACGGAGCCCCCCAAGGAGCCCCTCCTTGGGGAGCTGATGGTGACAGGATCCTCCCCAGACTCGCTGAGCCTATCCTGGACCGTCCCCCAGGGCCACTTCGACTTCTTCACCGTTCAGTACAAGGACAGGGACGGGCGGCCCCAGGTGCTGCGTGTCAGGGGCGAGGAGAACGAGGTTACCGCACGAGGCCTGGAGCCGGGGCGCAAGTACAAGATGAACCTGTATGGCCTGCACGAGGGACAACGTGTGGGGCCTGTGTCCACGGTGGGCACGACCGGTGAGTGaaagcaggggtggggcagggaggggaagacaaGCCCTAGAAGACTTTCCCTTTACTACCATCTTCGTGAAAACATAAGTATTCTTGGCAGCATGTCTTCTTTTGCATATCAGATGGCCCGgatcttgttaaaaggcagatttGGATTCAGCAGGTTTGGGCTGAGCCcacagattctgcatttctaatgagaTCCTCAGTGatcctgatgctgctggtccgaggaccacactttgagtagcaaaacTCTTCACAACAAAGGAATTGGACACTTTCTTAGAATGTGTTGGAGAGAATTGTACTCTCTTCCGTGATCCCTCATGGAGGCTCAGCCTCTATGTAGCTGTCTGGAGGCTGTGAAGGAAGATGGAAGGTGCTCAGAATGCAGCGTCTGCACTGAAACACCCCAGGCCTCGTGGTTTGAGTATTACCAGACTTATGACTCCAAGGGGTCAACAAAGATGTGGGTGCCCGCACCATGGGAGTTCACTGGGTAAACCTTGAACACAGCAGAGAGACAAGTTCTTATCCTAATGGGGCTCACAGTTGTGGGGAGACAGGCTGTGGACCAGCAAATCAGGCAAAAGGCCATGTGTGTATGACAGGAACCCCAGGGCCAGGCCGAGACTAGCAGCAAAACCTAAGCCAGCCGGCTCAAAGGACAGCCGAGACCTAAGGTCAGGGAGCTGTTAGCTTGGTGACAGCTAGACATGGGATGACAAGTGTGTCAGATCAATATCACAGCTGGTGCAAAGGTCTGGAAACTAGGAACATCATGGCATGAGAAGAACTGAGATGATTTTGTATGAAATCCTTTGAGTCAAGGAGATAGTCTTGAGATGAGGGTGGAAAGGTCGGGACAgctcaggaagccagagagtcCTCCTGGGATAAAAGAGGTTTGCTGCACAGTTTTAAGCTAAGATTGACACCATCAGATGCATTTAAAGGCTCATTCTGGCTGCCTTGTGAAGAACAGAtgtgagagggaggcagagagaccagcaGGGAGGTTGTAACCCAGGTAAGAGGGGAGGGTGGCCAAAACCGGGATGATGGGGCTGCAGCTGTGGGCAGTGAAGAGATTCGGAGGATCTTAGGAGAGAGAGTTAGACACTCTGAGTCCCACGGCAGATGGGGACAGGAACAGGTCCAGGAGGCCTCCAAGTTTCTGGTTGGGGAAGGGGCTTCTGAGCAGTTGGAAGCAAAGACATGAACCAAAGGGAGTGAGATGCCAATGAGACCCCACTGGAGGGAGGCTCAAGGGACAGTAACCACGTGGGCCTGGGTTCAGAGGAGAGGTGGGTGCTGGAGACAAAGGGAGAGGTCACAGGGGTGTTGGCAGGTGGTAGATGAGGATGAGATGATAGGAAGGCTGACGTTAAAGAGACCAGAAAGAATAGATGACTTAGAGCCACTGTGGACAGCAACATTCTGCCCCTTATTACCTTACTTTTATGATACACGCCCTTTATATGCTGAACTGAGGAGATCTCACCTGACGCCGAATGTTTCTGTCAAGCTCCAGACTACGAAGCTATAATCACCCAAGCCCCGCCCAGTGAGGCCACCGAACCTCCCATCAAACCACGCCTGGGGGAGCTGGCAGTGACAGATGCCACGCCTGACTCCCTGGGCCTCTCCTGGACAGTCACCGAGGGCCACTTTGACCACTTCCTGGTCCAGTACAAGAATGGGGACGGGCAGCCCAAGGCAGTGCGGGTGCCGGGGCATGAGAACAGGGTCACCATCTCGGGCCTGGAGCCAGATCACAAGTACAAGATGAACCTGTACGGCTTCCACGGCGGCCAGCGCATAGGTCCTGTCTCCACTGTTGGTTTAACTGGTGAGTGTGCAGTGGGATGCTGGGCCCTGCCCTAGGCTGGACTCAGTTTCACTTTTATTCTCAGTATTCGGGTGTTTTTGTCCCAGAGCTCCTGAGACCGGTTCTGCTGGTGTCGTCACTGCAAGCCTTTGGTGTCACCCCAGCCGTCTTACCCTTTACAATGGGCTTTTGCGGTCTTTGCAGAGGCAGCCCACCAGAGAAATAACACAGACTCAGGCGTACCTGGGGCTGATCCTAGCCTCAGCACAtttgagctgtgtgacctcaagagAGTCACtcaacctccctgtgcctctcttCCCTCATTTGTAAAGAGGCAATAGGCACATCTGTCTTGCAGGGTGGGCATGAGTGTGGACATGATGTTCAGTAACTACAGGCTTCCCCTTCTGAGGAAGAGAATTAGTTCCTGAAAACCCTTGGGGGGAATGCTCTAATTCTCATTGATTTCAGTGGGTGAAA is a genomic window containing:
- the LOC124233160 gene encoding tenascin-X-like: MVTGSSPDSLSLSWTVPQGHFDFFTVQYKDRDGQPQVVRVRGEENEVTIGGLEPGRKYKMNLYGLHDGQRMGPVSVVGVTATEEETPSPTEVEETPSPIEPSTEAPEPPEEPLLGELMVTGSSLDSLSLSWTVPQGHFDFFTVQYKDRDGQPQVVRVTGEENEVTIGGLESGRKYKMNLYGLLEGQRVGPVSTVGITAFQDVEETPSPTEPSTDAPEPPEEPLLGELTVTGSSSDSLSLSWTVPQGHFDFFTMQYKDRDGQPQVVRVRGEESEVTVGGLEPGRKYKMNLYGLYEGQRVGPVSAVGVTAAEEEILTSTEVEETPSPTEPSTDATEPPKEPLLGELMVTGSSPDSLSLSWTVPQGHFDFFTVQYKDRDGRPQVLRVRGEENEVTARGLEPGRKYKMNLYGLHEGQRVGPVSTVGTTAPDYEAIITQAPPSEATEPPIKPRLGELAVTDATPDSLGLSWTVTEGHFDHFLVQYKNGDGQPKAVRVPGHENRVTISGLEPDHKYKMNLYGFHGGQRIGPVSTVGLTGECAVGCWALP